In Clostridium sp. SY8519, one genomic interval encodes:
- a CDS encoding glutamine--tRNA ligase/YqeY domain fusion protein, producing the protein MENETQSRNFIELAIDKDLSEGKYSEICTRFPPEPNGYLHIGHAKSILLNYGIAQEYHGKFNMRFDDTNPTKEKQEFMESILEDVRWLGADWEDRLYFASDYFDRMYEAALILIQKGKAYVCDLTAEQIREYRGDFEHPGKESPYRGRSIEENLDLFERMKNGEFPDGSKVLRAKIDMASPNINMRDPVIYRIAHMHHVRTGDKWCIYPMYDFAHPLEDAFEGVTHSLCTLEFEDHRPLYDWVVHETGLFEQPPRQIEFAKLYLTNVVTGKRYIKKLVEDGIVDGWDDPRLVSIAALRRRGYTPESIRKFVELCGISKSNSSVDYAMLEYCIREDLKLKAPRAMAVLDPLKLIIDNYPEGESEELEVPNNMENPELGSRMVSFSRELYIEREDFMEEPPKKYRRLYPGNEVRLMNAYFVTCTGFEKDENGEITAVHCTYDPASRGGNSPDGRKVKGTIHWVDAATAFRATVRLYENIVDEEKGVYNKEDGSLNVNPNSLTVCGNCYIEQGLQQAEAYDSFQFVRTGFFNVDCRDSRPGQPVFNRIVSLKSSYKLPKA; encoded by the coding sequence ATGGAAAACGAAACACAATCACGCAACTTTATCGAACTGGCGATTGACAAAGATCTGTCTGAGGGAAAGTATTCCGAGATCTGCACCAGGTTTCCGCCGGAACCAAACGGATACCTGCATATCGGACATGCCAAGTCGATCCTTTTGAATTATGGGATCGCCCAGGAATATCACGGCAAGTTCAACATGCGGTTTGATGACACCAATCCCACTAAGGAAAAACAGGAATTTATGGAGTCTATCCTGGAGGATGTCCGCTGGCTCGGCGCAGACTGGGAAGACCGGCTGTATTTCGCGTCGGATTACTTTGACCGGATGTATGAGGCTGCCCTGATTCTGATCCAAAAAGGAAAAGCATATGTCTGTGATCTTACCGCGGAACAGATCCGCGAATACCGGGGGGATTTTGAACATCCGGGCAAGGAAAGCCCTTACCGCGGCCGGAGCATTGAGGAAAACCTGGACCTGTTTGAACGCATGAAAAACGGAGAGTTCCCGGACGGATCCAAAGTGCTGCGCGCGAAAATTGACATGGCTTCGCCGAATATCAACATGCGTGACCCGGTCATTTACCGGATTGCCCATATGCATCATGTGCGCACCGGTGACAAGTGGTGCATTTATCCCATGTATGACTTTGCGCATCCGCTGGAGGACGCCTTTGAGGGTGTGACCCATTCTCTGTGCACACTGGAATTTGAAGACCACCGCCCGCTGTATGACTGGGTGGTGCATGAGACCGGTCTGTTTGAGCAGCCGCCCCGTCAGATCGAATTCGCAAAATTATATCTGACCAATGTGGTTACAGGCAAACGCTATATCAAAAAACTGGTAGAAGACGGAATCGTGGACGGCTGGGATGACCCGCGTCTGGTGTCCATCGCGGCGCTGCGCCGGCGGGGATACACGCCGGAGTCCATTCGTAAATTTGTGGAACTGTGCGGCATCTCCAAAAGCAACAGTTCCGTGGATTACGCCATGCTGGAGTATTGCATCCGGGAAGATCTGAAGTTAAAGGCACCCCGGGCCATGGCAGTGCTGGATCCGCTGAAGCTGATTATTGACAATTATCCGGAGGGAGAATCCGAGGAACTGGAAGTGCCAAACAACATGGAGAATCCGGAACTGGGCTCCCGTATGGTAAGTTTCAGCCGGGAACTGTATATCGAGCGGGAAGATTTCATGGAAGAACCGCCGAAGAAATACCGCCGGCTCTATCCGGGCAACGAAGTACGGCTGATGAACGCGTATTTCGTAACCTGCACCGGATTTGAGAAAGATGAAAACGGCGAAATCACAGCGGTGCACTGCACCTATGATCCGGCCAGCCGCGGCGGAAACAGCCCCGACGGGCGGAAAGTCAAAGGTACCATCCACTGGGTGGATGCGGCCACGGCATTCCGGGCAACGGTACGCCTGTACGAAAATATCGTAGATGAGGAAAAGGGTGTCTATAATAAAGAAGACGGCTCCCTGAATGTAAATCCGAACTCACTTACCGTCTGCGGGAACTGTTATATAGAACAGGGGCTGCAGCAGGCAGAAGCATATGACAGCTTTCAGTTTGTGCGGACCGGCTTCTTTAATGTGGACTGCAGGGATTCCAGACCGGGTCAGCCGGTGTTTAACAGGATCGTTTCGCTGAAAAGCTCCTACAAACTGCCAAAGGCATAA
- a CDS encoding NAD(P)H-dependent oxidoreductase subunit E, whose amino-acid sequence MKVKQTVPFKGTKEQEQELRRFMAAHKGQPGAVLPVMQKAKEIYGYLPLEVQQMIAEGTGQPVSAVYGIATFYSQFNLQPKGKYQISVCLGTACYVKGSGDILARIEEYLGISSGECTPDGKFSIDACRCIGACGMAPVMTINNKVYGRLTPDEAERILDQYRQREEAGGRSAS is encoded by the coding sequence TTGAAAGTAAAACAGACAGTCCCTTTTAAAGGCACGAAAGAGCAGGAACAGGAACTGAGACGTTTTATGGCTGCCCATAAGGGACAGCCGGGTGCTGTGCTGCCTGTTATGCAGAAAGCAAAGGAAATTTACGGTTATCTGCCGCTGGAAGTACAGCAGATGATCGCGGAAGGTACCGGCCAGCCGGTCAGTGCCGTTTACGGAATCGCAACCTTTTACTCTCAGTTTAATCTGCAGCCGAAGGGAAAGTATCAGATCAGCGTCTGTCTGGGAACCGCGTGCTACGTGAAGGGATCCGGCGATATTCTCGCCAGAATTGAAGAATATCTGGGGATTTCCAGCGGAGAATGCACACCGGATGGGAAATTTTCCATTGATGCATGCAGGTGCATCGGTGCCTGCGGAATGGCACCGGTCATGACGATAAACAATAAAGTATACGGCCGTCTGACACCGGATGAGGCAGAACGTATTCTGGATCAGTACCGGCAGAGAGAGGAAGCAGGCGGACGATCGGCTTCTTAG
- a CDS encoding NADH-quinone oxidoreductase subunit NuoF yields MEEKLAVRGYRPEDKGNRHCVLICGGQNCQSADSHRIYERFCALLRENGLDREIDVVQTGCHGMCEQGPLVLAYPEGAFYTRFRLEDVEEVVERHLKGHQIVEHLEYQENGKALSVNETAFYGRQQRVALHNCGHIDPESIEEYIGTGGYLALGKAVTEMTPDEVIRIVTDSGLRGRGGAGFPTGKKWEFASGSRGQVQKYVCCNADEGDPGAFMDRSILEGDPHVVLEAMAIAGYAIGSDQGYIYVRAEYPVAVQRLQIAIDQANEKGLLGDRLFGTDFSFRVELRLGAGAFVCGEETALMTSIEGHRGEPRPRPPFPAVKGLFGKPTILNNVETYANVPKIILNGAEWFRNLGTDQSKGTKVFALGGKINNTGLVEVPMGTTLRTIVEEIGGGIPNGKKFKAAQTGGPSGGCIPEEYLDVAMDYEHLAEIGSIMGSGGLIVMDEDNCMVDVAKFYLQFTVDESCGKCPPCRIGIKRMLDILEKITDGRGEMKDLDQLEKLAKDIKQNSLCGLGQTAPNPILSTLKFFRKEYEAHILEKRCPAHVCKALLQYEIDPELCRGCTLCAKNCPAGAISGEVKQPHVIDASKCIKCGVCMSQCRFSAVVRR; encoded by the coding sequence ATGGAGGAAAAGCTGGCGGTACGCGGGTACCGGCCGGAGGATAAGGGAAACAGACACTGTGTGCTGATCTGCGGCGGACAGAACTGTCAGTCCGCGGACAGCCACAGAATTTATGAACGGTTCTGTGCCCTGCTCCGGGAAAACGGACTGGATCGGGAAATCGACGTGGTGCAAACTGGCTGCCACGGCATGTGTGAACAGGGCCCGCTGGTGCTGGCCTATCCGGAAGGGGCGTTTTATACCAGATTTCGCCTAGAAGATGTGGAAGAAGTGGTGGAAAGGCATCTGAAAGGGCATCAGATTGTAGAGCACCTGGAATATCAGGAAAACGGAAAAGCACTTTCGGTGAATGAAACCGCTTTCTATGGAAGACAGCAGCGGGTGGCGCTGCATAACTGCGGGCATATTGATCCGGAGAGCATCGAGGAATATATCGGTACCGGCGGATACCTGGCATTGGGTAAGGCAGTCACCGAAATGACGCCGGATGAAGTGATCCGGATTGTGACAGACAGCGGGCTGCGGGGACGCGGCGGCGCGGGATTTCCTACCGGGAAAAAATGGGAGTTCGCTTCCGGCAGCCGCGGACAGGTACAGAAATATGTCTGCTGCAACGCGGATGAAGGCGATCCCGGCGCGTTTATGGACCGCTCGATTCTGGAGGGCGATCCCCATGTGGTGCTGGAGGCAATGGCAATTGCCGGATATGCAATCGGTTCGGATCAGGGCTATATCTACGTCCGGGCGGAATATCCTGTGGCCGTGCAGCGTCTGCAGATCGCGATTGACCAGGCCAATGAAAAGGGGCTTTTAGGCGACCGGCTCTTTGGCACAGACTTTTCTTTTCGCGTCGAACTGCGGCTGGGGGCAGGGGCCTTTGTCTGCGGGGAAGAGACGGCGCTGATGACCTCGATTGAGGGACATCGGGGAGAGCCGAGGCCCCGTCCGCCGTTTCCGGCAGTGAAAGGCCTCTTTGGCAAACCGACGATTTTAAATAATGTGGAAACTTATGCCAATGTGCCTAAAATTATTCTAAACGGAGCGGAATGGTTTCGGAATCTGGGCACGGATCAGTCTAAGGGCACCAAAGTGTTCGCCCTGGGCGGAAAAATCAACAATACCGGCCTGGTGGAAGTGCCCATGGGCACCACGCTCCGTACGATTGTAGAAGAGATCGGGGGCGGCATACCAAACGGGAAAAAATTCAAAGCCGCCCAGACCGGCGGACCTTCCGGCGGCTGTATTCCGGAGGAGTATCTGGATGTGGCCATGGACTATGAGCACCTGGCGGAAATCGGCTCCATTATGGGATCCGGCGGTCTGATTGTCATGGACGAAGATAACTGCATGGTGGATGTGGCCAAGTTCTATCTGCAGTTTACTGTGGATGAGTCCTGCGGCAAATGTCCGCCCTGCAGGATCGGTATTAAGCGTATGCTGGATATTCTGGAAAAAATCACAGACGGCCGGGGAGAGATGAAAGACCTGGATCAGCTGGAAAAACTGGCAAAGGATATCAAGCAGAATTCTCTGTGCGGTCTGGGACAGACAGCGCCGAACCCGATTCTGTCCACGCTGAAGTTCTTCCGGAAGGAGTATGAAGCGCATATTCTGGAAAAGAGATGTCCGGCTCATGTATGCAAGGCGCTGCTCCAGTATGAGATCGATCCGGAACTGTGCCGGGGATGCACGCTCTGCGCGAAAAATTGTCCGGCAGGAGCCATTTCAGGAGAAGTGAAACAGCCCCATGTCATTGACGCGTCCAAATGTATCAAATGCGGTGTCTGCATGAGTCAGTGCAGGTTCTCCGCTGTGGTGCGCAGATAA
- the fdhD gene encoding formate dehydrogenase accessory sulfurtransferase FdhD, whose amino-acid sequence MRIDNRFHPDGLSTEIRGQCYDRLDQRHTTEYDVTREHLLDLWINEVRTMRLVCSPSDLPELILGRLLTEGIITDCSQVSSLYICEEGARARVVLAPDHGRKQAAEARDYVETVPSCCTGNRVYNDLFADASPMAAVTPIPWKKAWVTALVHSFEKQLPLYRKTGGVHSCLLACRERLVCWCEDLGRHNAMDKTIGYALERGESLKDCLLYSSGRIPTDMVMKAVRAGVPILATKAAPTDLAVEMARTYGLTLICFARNGKMTVFSGRLPEESGGRMLQNTAQEVI is encoded by the coding sequence ATGCGAATTGACAATCGGTTTCATCCGGACGGACTGAGCACAGAGATCCGGGGACAGTGTTATGACCGTCTGGACCAGCGGCATACAACAGAATATGATGTGACCCGGGAACATCTGCTGGATCTGTGGATCAATGAAGTGCGCACCATGCGCTTGGTCTGCAGTCCTTCAGATCTGCCGGAGCTGATCCTGGGAAGACTGCTGACAGAAGGGATCATCACGGACTGCAGCCAGGTCAGCAGTCTCTATATCTGTGAGGAAGGAGCCCGAGCTCGCGTGGTGCTTGCGCCGGATCATGGCAGAAAGCAGGCGGCAGAGGCACGGGATTATGTGGAAACCGTGCCTAGCTGCTGTACCGGCAACCGGGTCTACAACGATCTCTTCGCGGATGCTTCACCCATGGCAGCGGTTACACCGATTCCCTGGAAAAAAGCGTGGGTTACGGCTCTGGTACACAGTTTTGAAAAGCAGCTGCCGCTGTACCGGAAAACCGGCGGCGTGCACAGCTGTCTTCTGGCCTGCCGGGAACGGCTGGTATGCTGGTGCGAGGATCTGGGACGGCACAACGCCATGGACAAGACCATCGGGTATGCGTTGGAACGGGGCGAGTCCCTCAAAGACTGTCTGCTGTACTCCAGCGGACGGATTCCCACCGATATGGTAATGAAGGCAGTACGGGCAGGGGTGCCGATCCTGGCGACCAAAGCCGCACCTACGGATCTGGCGGTCGAAATGGCCAGAACCTATGGACTGACACTGATCTGTTTCGCGCGAAATGGGAAAATGACGGTATTTTCCGGCCGCCTGCCGGAAGAATCCGGCGGCAGGATGCTGCAGAACACGGCGCAGGAAGTGATCTGA
- a CDS encoding argininosuccinate synthase, giving the protein MKEKVILAYSGGLDTTAIIPWLKETYNYDVVCCCIDVGQGEELDGLEERAKYCGAAKLYIIDIIDDFCENYIVPTVQAGAVYENKYLLGTSMARPGIAKALVDVARKEGAVAICHGATGKGNDQIRFELGIKALAPDIKIIAPWRQDEWQLQSREDEIQYCRDHGIDLPFSADQSYSRDRNLWHISHEGLELEDPAQAPNYDHLLVLGVTPEKAPDEEEHITMTFEKGVPKTVNGKAMKVSDIIRELNRLGGKHGIGIVDIVENRVVGMKSRGVYETPGGTILMEAHNQLEELVLDRATMSFKKIVANQFAQCLYEGTWFTPLRESLQAFVEKTQEYVTGEVRFKLYKGNIIKEGTTSPYSLYSESLASFTTGDLYDHHDAEGFITLFGLPLKVRAMKMQELKNESKK; this is encoded by the coding sequence ATGAAAGAAAAAGTTATTCTGGCCTACTCCGGCGGTCTGGATACCACCGCTATTATTCCGTGGCTGAAAGAAACCTATAATTATGACGTTGTATGCTGCTGCATCGACGTCGGACAGGGCGAAGAGCTGGACGGTCTGGAAGAAAGAGCCAAATACTGCGGCGCAGCAAAATTATATATTATAGATATTATCGACGACTTCTGCGAGAATTATATCGTGCCCACCGTACAGGCAGGTGCCGTATATGAGAACAAATACCTTCTGGGCACCTCCATGGCCCGTCCGGGAATCGCCAAAGCACTGGTGGATGTTGCCAGAAAAGAAGGCGCAGTGGCAATCTGCCATGGCGCTACCGGCAAGGGCAACGACCAGATCCGTTTTGAGCTGGGCATCAAAGCACTGGCTCCGGACATCAAGATTATCGCTCCGTGGCGTCAGGATGAGTGGCAGCTCCAGTCCAGGGAAGACGAGATCCAGTACTGCCGCGACCACGGCATCGACCTTCCCTTCTCCGCAGACCAGAGCTACAGCCGCGACCGGAACTTATGGCACATCAGCCACGAAGGACTGGAACTGGAAGACCCGGCACAGGCTCCGAACTATGACCATCTCCTGGTCCTTGGCGTAACTCCTGAAAAAGCGCCGGACGAAGAAGAGCACATTACCATGACCTTTGAAAAAGGTGTGCCCAAGACAGTAAACGGCAAAGCCATGAAAGTATCGGATATCATCCGCGAGCTGAACCGCCTGGGCGGCAAGCACGGCATCGGCATTGTGGATATCGTGGAAAACCGTGTCGTAGGCATGAAATCCCGCGGCGTTTACGAGACTCCCGGCGGCACCATTCTGATGGAAGCACACAACCAGCTGGAAGAACTGGTTCTGGACCGCGCTACCATGAGCTTTAAGAAAATCGTTGCCAACCAGTTCGCCCAGTGCCTCTACGAAGGCACCTGGTTCACCCCTCTCAGGGAATCCCTGCAGGCCTTTGTGGAAAAAACCCAGGAATACGTAACCGGCGAAGTACGATTCAAGCTTTATAAGGGAAATATCATCAAAGAAGGCACCACTTCTCCCTACTCCCTGTACAGCGAATCCCTGGCAAGCTTTACCACCGGCGATCTCTATGATCATCACGATGCAGAGGGCTTCATCACACTCTTCGGCCTGCCGCTGAAAGTCCGTGCCATGAAAATGCAGGAATTAAAGAACGAAAGCAAAAAATAA
- a CDS encoding GNAT family N-acetyltransferase, with translation MTIEDYDQVYALWKTIHGFGIRSIDDSREGTEIFLRRNPTSSIVAEEDGEIVGAILCGHDGRTGTFYHVCVREDCRNRGIGRRMAAAAMRALQAEHVNKVSLVAFKTNALGNQFWQDAGWVKREDLNSYEFILNEENITRFNQ, from the coding sequence ATGACAATAGAAGATTATGATCAGGTATACGCGCTGTGGAAGACGATTCACGGCTTCGGCATCCGCAGCATTGATGATTCCCGGGAAGGCACGGAGATCTTTCTCCGACGCAATCCGACCAGCAGCATTGTCGCGGAGGAAGACGGAGAGATCGTCGGGGCGATTCTGTGTGGCCACGACGGACGGACCGGTACCTTCTATCATGTATGTGTCCGGGAAGACTGCAGAAACAGAGGAATCGGACGCAGGATGGCTGCCGCGGCCATGCGCGCGCTGCAGGCAGAGCATGTAAACAAGGTAAGCCTGGTGGCTTTTAAGACAAATGCCCTTGGCAACCAGTTCTGGCAGGATGCCGGATGGGTGAAGCGGGAAGACCTGAATTCTTATGAATTCATATTAAATGAAGAGAACATTACCAGATTTAATCAGTAG
- the argJ gene encoding bifunctional glutamate N-acetyltransferase/amino-acid acetyltransferase ArgJ, whose product MEKITGGVTAAQGFRAASAAAGIKYKDRKDMAMIVSEVPCRAAGTFTTNLVKAAPVLWDKEIVRGSGTARAVVVNAGIANACTGSQGMDYCRQTAEGVEKVCGIPADQVLVASTGVIGMQLPMDRILAGVNAMQPELSDTAEAGHAAACAIMTTDTREKEAAVTFEIDGHPVTLGGMCKGSGMIHPNMCTMLAFLTTDLAISQELLQEALSEDVQDTYNMISVDGDTSTNDTVLLLANGQAGNPEITEKNESYRIFCRALRQINETLAKKMAGDGEGATALFEVKVIHAASKEQAKIIAKSVICSNLTKAAIFGHDANWGRILCAMGYSGAVFDPDQVDLYFESSAGSLKIIENGVALDYSEEQASEILAQEAVTAVADLKMGDAQAAAWGCDLTYDYIKINADYRS is encoded by the coding sequence ATGGAAAAGATCACAGGCGGCGTGACTGCCGCACAGGGGTTCCGGGCTGCATCAGCGGCGGCAGGGATCAAGTATAAGGACAGAAAAGACATGGCCATGATTGTCAGCGAGGTGCCCTGCAGGGCAGCCGGTACCTTCACCACCAATCTGGTAAAAGCAGCACCGGTGCTCTGGGACAAAGAGATTGTCCGGGGCAGCGGCACGGCCCGGGCAGTGGTGGTCAATGCCGGGATTGCCAATGCCTGTACCGGATCCCAGGGCATGGATTACTGCCGGCAGACCGCGGAAGGCGTGGAGAAAGTCTGCGGTATTCCGGCGGACCAGGTGCTGGTGGCATCCACCGGCGTCATCGGCATGCAGCTGCCCATGGACCGGATCCTTGCGGGAGTGAATGCTATGCAGCCGGAGCTGTCGGACACCGCGGAAGCCGGACACGCGGCAGCCTGCGCGATTATGACGACCGACACCAGGGAAAAGGAAGCGGCGGTGACTTTTGAAATCGACGGACATCCGGTGACCCTGGGAGGCATGTGCAAAGGATCCGGCATGATTCATCCCAATATGTGTACCATGCTTGCTTTTCTGACCACAGACCTGGCCATTTCACAGGAACTGCTCCAGGAAGCGCTGTCAGAAGATGTGCAGGATACTTACAATATGATTTCCGTGGATGGGGATACCTCCACCAATGATACGGTGCTTCTGCTGGCCAACGGTCAGGCGGGCAATCCGGAAATCACCGAAAAAAACGAGTCTTACCGGATTTTCTGCCGGGCCCTGCGTCAGATCAATGAGACACTGGCCAAAAAAATGGCCGGTGACGGTGAAGGGGCGACGGCACTGTTTGAAGTAAAGGTCATTCATGCCGCGTCAAAAGAGCAGGCAAAAATCATTGCCAAATCCGTCATCTGCTCGAATCTGACCAAGGCGGCTATTTTCGGCCATGACGCCAACTGGGGGCGGATTCTCTGCGCTATGGGATATTCCGGCGCTGTCTTTGACCCGGATCAGGTGGACCTGTATTTTGAAAGCAGTGCCGGAAGCCTGAAGATCATTGAAAACGGGGTGGCGCTGGATTACAGCGAAGAACAGGCGTCAGAGATCCTGGCGCAGGAGGCTGTGACCGCAGTAGCGGATCTGAAGATGGGAGATGCCCAGGCGGCGGCCTGGGGCTGTGATCTGACTTATGACTATATCAAAATCAACGCGGATTACCGTTCCTGA
- the argB gene encoding acetylglutamate kinase — translation MNQKISVMDKAEVLIEALPYIQRFNRKIIVVKYGGSAMVDEELKRNVIQDVTLLKLVGFKPIIVHGGGKEISRWVSKSGIDPVFVNGLRKTDAQTMEIAEMVLGRIGKSLVSLVESLGVNAVSISGKDGGLLKVEKKYSEGQDIGYVGDIKQVNPKILYDLLEKDFLPIVCPVGLDEDYNTYNINADDAACAIARAVQAEKLAFLSDIEGVYRDADDPSTLISELTVQEAKQLLESGCIGGGMLPKLQGCIDAVENGVSRVHILDGRIAHCLLLEIFTNRGIGTAILNTKEQKYFNE, via the coding sequence ATGAATCAGAAGATCAGTGTAATGGACAAGGCGGAGGTGCTGATTGAAGCGCTGCCTTATATTCAGCGATTCAACCGCAAGATTATTGTGGTCAAGTACGGCGGCAGCGCAATGGTAGATGAAGAACTGAAAAGAAACGTGATTCAGGATGTTACCCTGCTGAAACTGGTAGGATTCAAACCGATCATTGTGCACGGCGGAGGAAAAGAAATCAGCCGGTGGGTCAGCAAGTCCGGGATCGATCCGGTATTTGTCAACGGCCTGCGCAAAACCGATGCCCAGACTATGGAAATCGCGGAAATGGTACTGGGACGCATCGGCAAATCCCTGGTATCTTTAGTGGAATCCCTGGGAGTAAATGCTGTCAGCATCAGCGGCAAGGACGGCGGACTCCTGAAAGTGGAGAAGAAGTATTCCGAAGGCCAGGATATCGGGTATGTGGGAGATATCAAACAGGTGAATCCGAAGATCCTGTATGATCTGCTGGAAAAGGACTTTCTGCCGATTGTCTGTCCGGTGGGGCTGGATGAGGATTACAATACTTACAATATCAACGCGGATGACGCGGCCTGCGCAATCGCCCGGGCGGTACAGGCAGAAAAGCTGGCCTTCCTGTCCGATATTGAAGGGGTTTACCGGGACGCGGACGACCCGTCTACCTTGATCAGTGAGCTGACGGTCCAAGAGGCAAAACAGCTGCTGGAAAGCGGCTGCATCGGCGGCGGAATGCTTCCGAAGCTGCAGGGCTGTATCGACGCGGTGGAAAACGGCGTATCCCGGGTCCATATTCTGGACGGCAGAATCGCTCACTGTCTTCTGCTGGAGATCTTTACCAACCGCGGCATCGGAACCGCAATATTAAATACAAAGGAGCAGAAATATTTCAATGAATAA
- a CDS encoding aspartate aminotransferase family protein codes for MNKEGYIEEAEHALLHTYNRFPVVLDHGEDVYLYDTDGKKYLDFAAGIAVCALGYSNETYKQALKNQVDKLIHTSNLYYNPPVAEAAEKVLKISGMDRVFFTNSGTEAIEGAIKSAKKYAYTRDGHAGHEIIAMNHAFHGRSLGALSVTGTAHYREPFEPLVPGVHFAEYNNLESVKALVNDRTCAVIMETVQGEGGIYPADPEFIRGVRKLCDEKDILLILDEIQCGMGRTGYMFAWQKYGVQPDIMTVAKALGNGVPVGAFLMTQRVADKSLAPGDHGTTYGGNPLIGTAVSTVIDIFEQEHLTDHVREISGYLVKRLEELKEKHSCITALRGAGLMQGVVLSLPVGEVSRAALTRGLLVISAGSDVLRLVPPLVIEETHVDEMIRILDEVLTGLEARQ; via the coding sequence ATGAATAAAGAAGGTTATATCGAAGAAGCAGAGCATGCGCTGCTGCATACATACAATCGGTTTCCGGTGGTTTTAGACCATGGGGAGGACGTGTATCTTTATGATACCGACGGAAAAAAATATCTGGATTTCGCGGCGGGCATCGCGGTATGCGCGCTGGGATACAGCAACGAAACTTACAAACAGGCGCTGAAAAATCAGGTGGACAAGCTGATCCACACCTCAAATCTGTACTATAATCCGCCGGTTGCGGAAGCAGCGGAAAAAGTTCTGAAAATCTCCGGCATGGACCGTGTGTTCTTTACAAACAGCGGAACCGAGGCGATTGAGGGAGCCATCAAATCGGCGAAAAAATATGCCTATACACGGGACGGCCATGCCGGCCATGAAATCATTGCCATGAATCATGCCTTTCACGGCAGAAGCCTGGGCGCGCTGTCGGTAACCGGCACCGCCCACTACCGGGAACCCTTTGAACCGCTGGTACCCGGTGTGCATTTCGCGGAATATAACAATCTGGAGAGTGTAAAAGCACTGGTAAATGACAGGACCTGTGCCGTTATTATGGAAACCGTACAGGGAGAAGGCGGAATTTACCCGGCGGATCCGGAGTTTATCCGGGGAGTCCGCAAACTCTGCGACGAAAAAGACATCCTGCTGATTCTGGACGAAATCCAGTGCGGCATGGGGCGTACCGGGTATATGTTTGCCTGGCAGAAATACGGCGTACAGCCGGATATCATGACCGTGGCGAAAGCGCTGGGCAACGGCGTACCGGTAGGCGCTTTCCTTATGACACAGCGGGTGGCGGACAAATCCCTTGCGCCCGGCGACCATGGCACCACCTATGGCGGCAATCCGCTGATTGGCACGGCGGTCAGCACAGTCATTGATATTTTTGAACAGGAACACCTGACGGATCATGTCAGAGAGATATCCGGTTATCTGGTGAAACGGCTGGAAGAGCTGAAAGAAAAGCACAGCTGCATTACAGCCCTGCGGGGCGCGGGACTGATGCAGGGCGTGGTGCTCAGCCTTCCGGTTGGGGAAGTATCCCGGGCGGCGCTGACCAGGGGGCTCCTTGTGATCTCCGCCGGCAGCGATGTGCTGCGTCTGGTGCCGCCGCTTGTGATAGAGGAAACGCATGTGGATGAAATGATCCGCATACTGGATGAAGTGCTGACCGGGCTGGAGGCCCGTCAGTAA
- a CDS encoding helix-hairpin-helix domain-containing protein, which yields MYYRYIYTGIITVLAFICTACSGPSHGVLLSESRSELSEWSSSSEETDPVLQKKSDSLQNGIYVYVCGAVRHPGVYQLPGGSRLYEAVDRAGGFTRKADRESVNLAEEVSDGAMVRIPAKPADSRQTNGSGGTGADQSRKAASSGSADLININTADVEKLMTLPGIGENKASAIVRYRETNGRFGRKEDLMNVPGIKEGTFSKFKDQITV from the coding sequence ATGTATTACAGATACATTTATACAGGTATCATTACGGTTCTGGCATTCATCTGTACCGCGTGCTCGGGACCTTCTCACGGCGTTTTGCTGTCGGAATCCCGAAGTGAATTATCCGAATGGTCCTCCTCCAGTGAGGAGACAGATCCGGTTTTGCAGAAGAAATCCGATTCCCTGCAGAATGGGATTTATGTTTATGTGTGCGGTGCTGTCAGGCATCCGGGCGTCTATCAGCTGCCGGGCGGCAGCCGTCTGTATGAGGCGGTGGACCGGGCAGGGGGATTTACCCGGAAGGCAGACAGGGAAAGCGTGAACCTGGCGGAAGAAGTATCTGACGGTGCCATGGTTCGGATTCCGGCAAAGCCTGCCGACAGCAGACAAACGAACGGCTCCGGCGGAACCGGCGCGGATCAGAGCCGGAAGGCTGCTTCTTCCGGAAGCGCGGATCTCATAAATATCAACACCGCCGATGTGGAGAAGCTGATGACCCTGCCGGGTATCGGGGAGAACAAGGCGTCCGCGATTGTGCGTTACCGGGAGACCAACGGAAGATTCGGCAGAAAAGAAGATCTGATGAATGTGCCCGGAATCAAAGAAGGTACCTTTTCCAAATTTAAAGATCAGATTACGGTATAA